One stretch of Suricata suricatta isolate VVHF042 chromosome 13, meerkat_22Aug2017_6uvM2_HiC, whole genome shotgun sequence DNA includes these proteins:
- the AQP3 gene encoding aquaporin-3: MGRQKELVSRCGEMLHIRYRLLRQALAECLGTLILVMFGCGSVAQVVLSRGTHGGFLTINLAFGFAVTLGILVAGQVSGAHLNPAVTFAMCFLAREPWIKLPIYAFAQTLGAFLGAGIVFGLYYDAIWDFAKNELVVSGPNGTAGIFATYPSGHLDMVNGFFDQFIGTASLIVCVLAIVDPYNNPVPRGLEAFTVGLVVLVIGTSMGFNSGYAVNPARDFGPRLFTAIAGWGSEVFTTGRHWWWVPIVSPLLGSIAGVFVYQLMIGCHLEQPPPSTEQENVKLAHVKHKEQI, from the exons ATGGGTCGTCAGAAGGAGCTGGTGTCCCGCTGCGGGGAGATGCTCCACATCCGCTACCGGCTGCTTCGCCAGGCTCTGGCTGAGTGCCTGGGGACCCTCATTCTCGTG ATGTTTGGCTGTGGCTCCGTGGCCCAGGTGGTGCTCAGCCGGGGCACCCACGGTGGTTTCCTCACCATCAACCTAGCCTTTGGCTTCGCTGTCACCCTTGGCATCCTTGTTGCTGGCCAGGTCTCTG ggGCCCACCTGAACCCTGCTGTGACCTTCGCCATGTGTTTCTTGGCACGTGAGCCCTGGATCAAGCTGCCCATCTATGCCTTTGCTCAGACgcttggagccttcttgggtGCTGGAATTGTTTTTGGGCTTTATTATG ATGCAATATGGGACTTTGCCAAGAATGAGCTTGTAGTCTCGGGTCCCAATGGCACAGCTGGCATATTTGCCACCTACCCTTCTGGACACTTGGACATGGTCAATGGATTCTTCGACCAG ttCATTGGCACAGCATCCCTCATCGTGTGTGTGCTAGCCATTGTTGACCCCTACAACAATCCTGTCCCACGTGGCCTGGAAGCCTTCACTGTGGGCCTGGTGGTCCTCGTTATCGGCACTTCCATGGGTTTCAACTCCGGCTATGCTGTCAATCCCGCCCGGGACTTTGGCCCTCGCCTTTTCACCGCCATTGCTGGCTGGGGCTCTGAAGTCTTCAC GACTGGCCGCCACTGGTGGTGGGTGCCCATCGTCTCTCCTCTCCTGGGCTCCATTGCGGGAGTCTTTGTGTATCAGCTCATGATCGGCTGCCACCTGGAGCAGCCTCCACCCTCCACTGAGCAGGAGAATGTGAAGCTGGCCCATGTGAAGCACAAGGAGCAGATCTGA